From one Odontesthes bonariensis isolate fOdoBon6 chromosome 14, fOdoBon6.hap1, whole genome shotgun sequence genomic stretch:
- the npc1 gene encoding NPC intracellular cholesterol transporter 1: MEPLARRPGLYLLFFIILLSEGYFRWVGAQHCVWYGECGASVKVPEKKYNCNYTGPARPLQSEGYPLLKELCPGFDYGSRNLCCNADQLRTLKGSLELPLQFLSRCPACFFNLMNLFCELTCSPYQSQFMNGTQFNASNVVEVQYYIGQTFANAMYNACKDVQSPSSNMKALSLLCGRDARDCNATNWIQYMFSTDNGQTPFPIIPIFSDSPVSGYTPMNNETYNCTEGLEDGSGPCSCQDCEMACGPKPVPPPVPPPWTILGMDAMSVIMWISYTAFLLIFTGAVLGVWCYRKRTVMSEYGPILDSNNPLSLNSDNPDQVNASCCETLGERFENVLRTSFSSWGSFCVRYPSVVILGSLILVVASSGGLFYMRITTDPVDLWSSPTSQARQEKNYFDSHFGPFFRTAQLIITTPLNDTFLYSPYFGGSDVPFGAILGKDILHQVLDLQLDVEGLVATYEGQNVTLEDICLAPLAPYNNNCTILSVLNYFQNSHAALDHSVGDDFFVYADFHSHFLYCVSAPASLNDTTSLHDPCLGTYGGPVFPWLALGGYDDTNYNNATALVITFPLNNYLNDPVRKGKALAWEKEFINFMKNYTNPNLTIAFSAERSIEDEINRESNSDISTIVISYAIMFIYISLALGHIHSFRRLMVDSKISLGIAGILIVLSSVSSSLGIFSYAGIPLTLIVIEVIPFLVLAVGVDNIFIIVQTYQRDERMPQEELHHQIGRILGEIAPSMFLSSFSETVAFFLGALSNMPAVRTFSLFAGLAVFIDFLLQISCFVSLLGLDARRQEGNRLDICCCVKLPEGQEVKTHGFLFRFFKKVYAPFILKEWVRPIIVAVFVGILSFSIAVVNKVEIGLDQKLSMPDDSYVLDYFKNLSEYLHTGAPVYFVVEDGLNYSSLEGQNAVCGGVGCNNNSLVQQVYTASLISNYTSIAYTPSSWLDDYFDWVKPQSTCCRYYNTSGSFCNASVVNPSCVPCRPLTPSGKQRPVGEEFMRFLPMFLSDNPNIKCGKGGHAAYATAVDLHPNNTGVGATYFMTYHTILKDSPDFIEAYKMARILAANISQSMGHKVFAYSVFYVFYEQYLTIAYDTALNLSLSLVAIFVVSTVLLGFELCSALLVCITIAMILVNMFGVMWLWDISLNAVSLVNLVMSVGISVEFCSHIVRAFSISVKKSRVERAEEALAHMGSSVFSGITLTKFGGILILALSKSQIFQVFYFRMYLAIVLLGATHGLIFLPILLSYIGPSVNKAKVFAANQRYAGTERERLLNY, from the exons GTGTCCCGCCTGTTTCTTCAATCTGATGAACCTCTTCTGTGAGCTGACATGCAGTCCCTACCAGAGTCAGTTTATGAATGGCACCCAGTTCAATGCCTCCAACGTAGTGGAAGTGCAGTACTATATCGGACAAACATTTGCTAACG CTATGTACAATGCCTGCAAGGATGTCCAGTCTCCTTCCAGCAACATGAAGGCCTTATCGCTGCTGTGTGGCAGGGATGCTCGGGACTGCAATGCAACTAACTGGATCCAGTACATGTTCAGTACTGACAATGGACAGACTCCCTTTCCTATCATCCCAATATTCTCTG ATTCGCCTGTATCTGGTTACACTCCAATGAACAACGAGACGTATAACTGCACAGAGGGCCTAGAGGACGGTTCAGGTCCTTGCTCCTGTCAAGATTGTGAAATGGCCTGTGGCCCCAAACCTGTTCCCCCTCCTGTCCCCCCTCCCTGGACCATCCTCGGTATGGACGCCATGTCTGTCATCATGTGGATTTCTTACACAGCCTTCTTGCTTATCTTCACTGGAGCTGTACTGGGAGTGTGGTGTTACAG GAAAAGAACTGTTATGTCAGAGTATGGCCCCATTTTGGACAGCAATAACCCATTGTCTCTCAACAGTGATAATCCTGACCAAG TAAATGCATCTTGCTGTGAAACACTGGGTGAACGGTTTGAGAATGTCCTACGGACAAGCTTCAGCTCCTGGGGTTCCTTCTGTGTGAGGTATCCATCTGTAGTCATACTGGGCAGCCTGATACTGGTGGTGGCCTCCTCAGGGGGCCTGTTCTATATGCGCATCACCACAGACCCGGTTGACCTCTGGTCGTCTCCCACAAGCCAAGCCCGACAAGAGAAAAACTACTTCGACAGCCACTTTGGACCCTTCTTCAGAACTGCGCAGCTCATTATAACCACTCCACTCAATGACACCTTCCTCTATTCTCCGTATTTCGGAGGGTCAGACGTCCCATTTGGAGCCATCTTGGGCAAAGACATCTTGCATCAG GTGCTGGACCTGCAGCTTGACGTCGAGGGTCTTGTAGCCACATATGAAGGCCAGAACGTGACGTTGGAGGACATCTGCTTGGCTCCGCTGGCCCCGTACAATAACAACTGCACCATCTTAAGTGTGCTCAACTACTTTCAGAACAGTCACGCTGCATTGGACCACAGCGTAGGGGATGACTTCTTTGTCTACGCTGACTTTCACAGCCACTTCCTCTACTGTGTCAG TGCACCGGCATCCCTCAATGACACCACTTCCCTCCACGATCCCTGCTTGGGAACGTATGGCGGCCCAGTCTTCCCCTGGCTGGCGCTCGGGGGTTACGACG acacaaactacaacAACGCCACTGCTCTCGTTATCACCTTTCCACTCAACAATTACCTGAACGACCCCGTCAGAAAGGGCAAAGCGCTCGCGTGGGAAAAAGA ATTCATCAACTTTATGAAGAACTACACAAACCCCAATCTGACCATAGCCTTCAGTGCCGAGAGAAGCATCGAGGATGAAATCAACAGGGAGAGCAACAGTGATATCAGCACCATAGTGATCAGCTATGCCATCATGTTCATCTACATCTCCCTGGCCTTGGGTCACATCCACAGCTTCAGAAGGCTGATG GTGGACTCAAAGATTTCTCTAGGCATAGCAGGAATCCTGATTGTGCTCAGCTCCGTGTCCTCCTCACTGGGAATATTCAGCTATGCTGGTATTCCACTCACACTCATCGTCATTGAAGTCATCCCCTTCCTCGTGCTGGCTGTTGGAGTCGACAACATCTTCATTATAGTGCAGACATACCAG AGGGATGAGAGGATGCCACAGGAAGAACTGCACCATCAGATTGGCCGTATTCTGGGAGAAATAGCCCCCAGCAtgtttctctcctccttctcaGAGACGGTGGCCTTCTTCCTTG GGGCCCTGTCCAACATGCCTGCTGTGAGGACTTTCTCTCTGTTTGCTGGCTTGGCTGTTTTTATCGATTTCCTGTTGCAGATCAGTTGCTTTGTCAGCTTGCTGGGCTTGGATGCCAGAAGACAGGAG GGAAATCGACTTGACATCTGCTGCTGCGTGAAACTGCCAGAAGGTCAGGAAGTCAAAACACACGGTTTCCTTTTCCGCTTTTTCAAGAAAGTCTATGCACCATTCATCCTGAAAGAGTGGGTGAGACCGATCATC GTGGCAGTGTTTGTAGGCATACTCTCCTTCAGTATTGCTGTGGTGAATAAAGTGGAAATTGGACTGGACCAGAAGTTATCTATGCCTGAT GACTCGTACGTTCTGGACTACTTCAAGAACTTGAGCGAGTACCTTCACACTGGTGCGCCTGTCTACTTTGTGGTGGAGGACGGTCTCAACTACAGCAGCCTTGAGGGCCAGAATGCTGTGTGTGGAGGGGTGGGCTGTAATAACAACTCCCTGGTCCAGCAGGTCTACACTGCCTCACTTATAAGCAACTA CACATCCATTGCCTACACACCATCATCCTGGCTGGATGACTACTTTGACTGGGTGAAGCCTCAGTCGACCTGCTGTCGGTACTACAACACGTCGGGGTCTTTCTGCAATGCCTCGG TGGTAAACCCATCCTGTGTACCCTGTCGGCCTTTGACTCCCAGTGGAAAGCAGAGGCCTGTTGGAGAAGAATTCATGAGGTTTCTTCCCATGTTCCTATCGGACAATCCAAATATCAAGTGTGGAAAAGG cggCCACGCAGCTTATGCCACAGCCGTCGACCTGCATCCCAACAACACAGGAGTCGGAGCCACTTACTTCATGACTTACCACACCATCCTAAAGGACTCCCCAGACTTTATAGAGGCTTATAAAATGGCTAGAATTTTGGCTGCCAATATCAGTCAGTCCATGGGCCACAAAGTTTTCGCCTACAG TGTCTTCTATGTGTTCTACGAGCAGTACCTCACCATCGCCTATGACACAGCTCTGAACCTTAGCTTGTCACTGGTGGCCATATTTGTGGTGTCGACAGTGTTGTTGGGTTTCGAGCTGTGTTCGGCGTTGCTGGTCTGCATTACGATCGCCATGATCCTGGTCAACATGTTTGGCGTCATGTGGCTGTGGGACATCAGCCTCAATGCAGTATCCCTTGTGAACCTGGTCATG AGCGTTGGTATCTCGGTGGAGTTCTGCAGTCATATTGTGCGGGCGTTTTCCATCAGTGTGAAGAAGAGCAGAGTGGAGCGGGCAGAGGAGGCCCTGGCTCACATGGGCAGCTCC GTGTTCAGCGGGATCACATTGACAAAGTTCGGTGGTATCTTAATTCTGGCACTTTCGAAGTCGCAGATCTTCCAGGTCTTCTACTTCAGGATGTATTTGGCCATCGTGCTGCTGGGGGCAACGCATGGCCTCATTTTTCTTCCCATTTTACTCAGCTATATAG GTCCATCAGTGAACAAAGCAAAAGTGTTTGCTGCTAACCAGCGTTACGCTGGCACAGAAAGGGAGCGCCTCCTCAACTACTAG